A window of Ipomoea triloba cultivar NCNSP0323 chromosome 2, ASM357664v1 contains these coding sequences:
- the LOC116010862 gene encoding uncharacterized protein LOC116010862, with protein sequence MVNGRCSKHFPKKFVENSKFDADTYPIYRRRDDGKTITKNGIHLDNRYVVPHNRYLLLIYKAHMNMEWCNQSRSIKYLFKYVNKGNDRVTAEFYKTTSNADGVQLVDEINMYYACRYVSASEATWRLLSFEIQCRNPPVERLSFHLPDSQTVFFQDDEDVETVLNKETLGQSMFTQWFEANKTFQEAKLLTYIEMPNKFVWKKNIRQWHPRKRGFSIGRIFYVPPGTGELYYLRCLLNIVRGPTTFSDIRSYNGVGPTTFSDIRSYNGVQYNTFKEACYARGLLQDDREYVDAILEASHFATPHSLRKLFVTLLLSNTMARPEVVWEKIYF encoded by the exons ATGGTAAATGGACGGTGTTCTAAACATTTTCCCAAAAAGTTTGTTGAAAACTCAAAGTTTGATGCAGATACTTACCCAATATATAGAAGACGGGATGATGGCAAAACAATTACCAAGAATGGTATTCATTTGGACAACAGATATGTGGTACCCCATAACAGATACTTGCTTTTGATATACAAGGCACATATGAATATGGAGTGGTGCAATCAATCTAGATCTATCAAATACTTATTCAAGTACGTGAACAAGGGAAATGATCGCGTTACTGCTGAATTTTATAAAACAACATCAAATGCAGATGGTGTACAATTAGTCGATGAGATCAACATGTACTATGCTTGTAGATACGTTTCTGCATCTGAGGCTACTTGGCGTCTACTAAGTTTTGAGATTCAATGTAGAAACCCGCCAGTTGAGAGGCTTAGTTTCCATTTACCAGATAGCCAAACGGTCTTCTTTCAGGATGATGAGGATGTTGAGACAGTATTGAACAAAGAAACTTTGGGGCAAAGCATGTTCACACAATGGTTTGAGGCAAACAAAACTTTCCAAGAAGCTAAATTGCTAACCTATATTGAGATGCCCAATAAATTTGTGTGGAAGAAAAATATTCGTCAATGGCATCCACGTAAAAGAGGTTTTTCTATTGGCCGTATCTTTTATGTTCCACCGGGTACTGGGGAATTATATTATCTCCGATGTTTGTTGAACATAGTCAGGGGCCCAACAACCTTTTCTGACATAAGGTCATATAATGGAGTAGGCCCAACAACCTTTTCTGACATAAGGTCATATAATGGAGTACAGTACAATACTTTTAAGGAGGCATGTTATGCGCGGGGTTTATTACAAGATGATAGGGAATATGTTGATGCAATATTGGAAGCTAGCCATTTTGCAACACCCCACTCACTAAGAAAGTTGTTTGTTACTCTGTTGTTGTCAAATACAATGGCACGTCCTGAAGTTGTATGGGAGAAG ATATATTTCTAA
- the LOC116010861 gene encoding uncharacterized protein LOC116010861, giving the protein MPVINEASHVHVENRLLWEELAYDRARENEESQRLKERLTEEQKEIYDAVINDIDSNNGGLFFVYGYGGTGKTFLWRALSSYIRAKGDIVINVASSGIASLLLPGGRTTHSRFSIPISVNEDSTCNINQGSQLAELIVRAKLIIWGEAPMMHKHCFEALDKTMRDLLRFVNNESQNKTFGGKTVVLGGDFRQILPVVPKGSRHDIVSATINSSYLWRHCRVMRLTKNLRLTTMEPRLNQDKVEEFANWLISIGDGNIGVDVDGYADFDIPSQLLLKSNGDPISSIVKSTFPNFTGASSDGSCFKNSAIVAPTLEVVNEVNQQNSLRTVWISASEQSSGQLTRFSLQDPLFLLRSTLLVEAYFEWISAAKIEESLANGSAVLVNLDDLQSVNLKMRKA; this is encoded by the exons ATGCCGGTAATTAATGAAGCAAGTCATGTTCATGTGGAAAACCGATTGTTGTGGGAAGAGTTAGCATATGACCGTGCTAGGGAAAACGAGGAGAGTCAACGGCTTAAGGAGAGACTTAcagaagaacaaaaagaaatatatgATGCCGTTATCAATGatattgattccaacaatggtggactattttttgtttatggGTATGGTGGTACAGGAAAGACATTTTTGTGGCGTGCGCTCTCTTCTTATATTAGAGCAAAAGGCGATATTGTTATCAATGTGGCATCGAGTGGGATAGCATCTTTACTTCTTCCGGGTGGAAGGACTACACATTCAAGGTTTTCAATACCAATCTCTGTCAATGAAGATTCTACGTGCAATATAAATCAAGGCAGTCAATTAGCTGAACTCATTGTTCGTGCGAAACTAATAATTTGGGGTGAAGCACcgatgatgcacaaacattgttttgaggCGTTGGATAAAACAATGAGAGATTTGTTAAGGTTTGTTAATAATGAAAGTCAAAACAAGACTTTTGGAGGAAAGACAGTGGTTCTAGGTGGGGACTTTAGGCAAATATTACCAGTGGTGCCAAAGGGTTCAAGACATGACATTGTTTCTGCAACAATTAATTCTTCATATCTTTGGAGACATTGTAGAGTTATGCgtttaacaaaaaatttgagATTAACTACAATGGAACCTCGATTGAATCAAGACAAAGTTGAAGAATTTGCGAATTGGCTAATTTCAATAGGTGATGGTAATATTGGGGTAGATGTTGATGGTTACGCTGATTTTGATATCCCCAGTCAATTGTTATTAAAGTCAAATGGTGATCCTATTTCCTCTATTGTGAAAAGTACCTTCCCCAACTTTACTGGTGCAAGCAGTGATGGAAGTTGTTTTAAGAACAGTGCAATAGTAGCACCAACGTTAGAGGTGGTCAATGAGGTCAACCA GCAAAATTCTCTTCGCACAGTCTGGATCAGCGCCAGTGAGCAGTCCAGTGGGCAGTTAACCAGATTTAGTCTTCAAGATCCACTATTTTTGCTCAGATCTACACTTCTGGTTGAAGCTTATTTTGAGTGGATTTCAGCTGCAAAAATTGAGGAAAGTTTGGCTAATG GTTCGGCCGTGTTGGTGAACCTTGATGACTTGCAAAGTGTCAACTTGAAGATGAGgaaggcttag